The sequence GGCCACCGCCTCGCTGTGCATCGGCCGGTCGATCGCCGAGTTGGCGAACGCGAATTTCGGGTAAACGGACCACGGACCCTGCGGTCCCCGCCAATCTGAACGAGAGTTTGCCATAGCTAAAAAATCTCGTGAACCTTGTGAAACCTTCGGCGTCTATGAAGGTATAAGCTAGTGGACGGAGCCGACCGTGTGGTCGGCCTGTGCCGCTTTTAACGACGGCCCCAGGTTGCCGGCGCGGGGCCAAAGAGATTTTCCATGATGACCCTACGGCCAAGCATCACCAACGAACGCAAAGGGACGTGCTCGTTTGCCGGTCAACCGGCGAACCTGCTCCCCGCGCATCGGTTGCGCTTGTGACGCTCGGCCATCAAGGCAAAGCAAGGCTCTTCAAAGGCCCGGTGTCACGAGACACCGGGCCATTTTTTTTGTTGGCAGATGCCCACTTACGGGTCGGTAGCTGAGACGGTATAGCACTTGGCTGAAAACCAGGAGACGAGGATTCGAGCGCCTCCCGACCCACTTATGAAGAAACATGCGGCTCGTTCGTCTAGCGGCCAAGGATGCCGGCCCTTCAAGCTTTTTCAATTGAAACCGGAATGCGATCGTCGGACAAGGACGTGCTGTGGCTGAAAGCAGCGGGCGGGCAATTGAGTTTAGGATCGTGCTCCTCACTAGAGCAGGCGGTCTCCAAAGCCGCTTTACGGAGTTCGACTCCTCGCGGTCCTGCTTGTCCTGATGGTGTAACGGAACGCATCCGAGCCTCCGAAGCTCGTGGTCCTGGTTCGAGTCCAGGTCGGGACATTACGTTTTACTTATTGCCCTGCGAGTGTGATGGAGGCACGGCAGACTACGAATCTGCAAGACGAGGTTCGACTCCTCGGCGGGGTGCTGGAAACCAAAACTTGTTCTCGGAGTGTGCCGGATTAGCACACGAGCTTGCGAAGCTCGTAGACCGGGTTCAATTCCTGGCGAGGACGCTTGAACAACCTGACGCTGGAGCCAGACGGCACGGCCACCGCCTGCAATGCGGTCGAAGCGGGTTCGACTCCCGCCGGCGTCTCTTAAGTCGCTCGACGAGCGGCCAACGATTTACAAGCAGCGCAACGATGTCGTTCTGGCCAGCGGCGCGCCCGTCCCGCGTGAAGCGGTCGGTAGAGCGTGTTCCGTGAATGGGTTCTGAACCGGACGGCATCGGCTGTGGTAGCTCAACTGGAAAGAGCATCAGGCTAGGGACCTGACGGTTACGGGTTCGACTCCCGTCCATGCGACAGTCGGCTGCAAACCGACGGGCGCGAGAGCGTCCACCAGCAAGCCCGAGGGAGGCGGACGTTTCGTCTGGTCGGCCGCGGGCCGTGCGACGGCTGTTTAAGGTGAGGAGTTTGGACGCCGTGCCGAAAGGCCGGTGGCCGGAACAAGTCACCAAGAGCAACGTTATCGGCTTTCGGCAGCACCACCAACTGCCATGAAGTGCGTGGATACCGCTTCTCGTTGGCTGTTGGCCGCGGCGGCGAAGCAAGGCGAGTCGTGAAGGGCATCGCCCGACATGACGAGCCGACCTTTGTCCGCCAACGCCAGCGGCCCGCGGTTGCTCAAACGGCACTCCGCAGGCAGTGGTGTGAGCAGCGTAACGGTCCGCCGCCCAACGGCGTTTTTACAAACAGCATAGGTTGCCCACACGAACGCGATGCGTAAGCGAGGCACCTCGTGGCTGTTCCTCGCTGGCGTTTTTTGATGTTGCCCGTTTGGCACCCGGCCGCGTAGCGGCCAGAGAGTTTAGCCGTGGGCGCGAGCCCACGGAGAACGTTGTAAATCCCTCGGCGGAGCCGCGTAGCGGCGGCAGAATACGCGAGTACACCTCTGTCGCCGCTACGCGGCTTTGTTCGCACTCGCCGAATGTCACCGTGGGTTTGCACCCACGGCTGAATTCCAGCGCCGCTACGCGGCGGATACGGAAAACGCGGAACATCAAAAACTGGCGCTTCGGGTTGGTGTGGCGCCGGCATTCATTATGAAAGGAAGGTGCAGCATGTTGAAGACTGTGAAGATCGCCAGTTACGAGATGGGTCTCTATTTCCGGAACGCAGAGTTCAAGGGCCTGCTCGTTCCCGGCCGGCACCGGTTCTTCGATCCGCTGCTGAAGATGCGCGTACACGTCGTCTCGCAGCGCGACCCGTGCCTCGTCCACGACAAGCTCGACGTGATCGTCAAGTCGGGCACGCGCAAGGACGGCGCTCTGGTCATCGACCTGAAGGACCACCAGCGGGCGCTCGTCTGGGTCGACGGCCGCTTCAGCCACGTGCTGCCGCCCGGCCTGTACGCCTATTGGACCGGGCAGTGATCGGCGGGCGCGAACTCGACAGCTTCTTGACCGCCAAGGACGGCGTGGCCAAGGAGTTGGAGGAGCTGCTGCGTCCGCGTGCGACCACGCTCGGCTTCGAGTTGATCGCCGTGGGCATCCGCGACGTGATCCTGCCGGGCGAAATGAAGACGCTGCTCAACCGGGTGACCGAGGCCAAGAAGGCGGCTGAGGCCAACCTGATCGTGCGGCGCGAGGAGACGGCGGCCATGCGCAGCCAGGCGAACACCGCCAAGCTGCTGGAGGACAACCCGACGCTCATGCGGCTGCGTGAGCTGGAAATCCTCGAAAAGGTCGCCGCCAGCAGCAAGCTGAACGTCGTGCTCGGCGAGAAGGGACTGGCCGAGCGGGTCGTGAACCTGCTGTAGAATAGTGAAACGACGCCCCTGGTTGCCTTCGGGCACCAGGGGCGTTTTAATGCATTCTTGCGAACTATGAACAGCCGCTGGCCTTCGAGCGGGAGAAGAATCTTCTCATTTGGCAGCCTTCAACTTCACCGTGAGCGTGCCTTTGTTGTCGCCCAACTCTCCCCAGCCGTCGCGGCAGCGGAGATAAAGCTTGCCCTCCGAGGCAGCCGTGAACTCGCCGTGAGCGCCCAGCTCGAACGGCTCGCCAAGCTGAAAGTTCTTGCCGTTCTCGTGCGTCATGATCGCGCCCACCAGTTTGCCGGCGCCGTCGGCGGCGCCATCTGCCGACACGGCCCCGCCCTCCTTGCCCGTCTGCCAACTGCCGCTGGCGCTGGTTTCATACCGCGTGTCCTTGGCGACCAGCACGCCCGAGGGCTGCCAGCCGCGGTCGGCCCGGATTTTGGCGGCGATCACGGCGCTTCCCTTGGGGAAGCGAAACTTGCGGTTCCAATCGATGCTGCACAGGTCGGCCCGAAAGCCCTGCTCCAGGTGCTTCAAGAAAAAACAATACTCGAACACGATCTGCTCCGCCATATCGCCGTAGACCTCTTCGAACGAGGTCGGCTCTTTTTTCAACAGCGCCAGGCCCAAAGGGCGAAATCTGGCCGAGTAGTTCGTGTTGTTCGCCAGCAGGTGGCAGAGTGCCCAGCGCCAGGCGTAGTTCTGCCACGAGTCGCCGGTGAACTCGTTGCCGTTGACGATCACATCCAGGCTTTTCGGCGGGCTGCTGCGCAGATACTCGACGACCGCGTCGTGTACTCGCACGCTCTTGTTGTCCTTCCGCCAATACTGGCCCATCTCGGCCATGCCTTCGCTGTACCAAACGGGACCCGTGGTGCCGAACGTCTGCCCGCAATAGGCGTGTACCGCTTCGTGCTGGGGCGTGCCGCGGTCCGAAACGGCGTACACGACCGACCTGGCCAGGAAGCCGACGCCGCCGGTCACGGTGGTGATCGCGGTGACGCCCGCCCCGGCGCGGATATGGTCCAGCCCTTCGTCGGGAATCATTCCGGTCGGCCAAACGGCCAGGTCTTTGACCACGTAGCATTCGATCACGCCCACGCAAGGGCGTGCCCAGTAGGCCGAGATCAGCGACAGCATGGTCTCCAGCCGTTCCAGCAGGTCTTGGGCTTCGTCCGCCGGCAGGTCGGTGTGGACAAAGAAGTGCTCGCTGCGGTAGTCGGTCGGTTTAGCCGGCTGGTCGGTCTTGGTCTTCTCGCGTTTCGCCTGAGCGGCCACCGGCGTGACCGTCGCCACCAACAACAGCAAGACTGCGAACAAGACCTCGACAAGTTTGATTTCGCGTGACGTCACGTTGGTCCCAAAAAAAGCGGTGCCCATCATTTTACCGCTGGGCGGCCCGCTCGGCCACGCCTTGAGTTCAGCGGAGCACCTGCCGGTGCCCGGCCGGATGAGGGGGATACCGGCATCATACTCGAATTCTACGGAAAATCGTTGGGGGGTGGCAGCCAACGGCGACGATTTATAGTAGACTGACCCCTGCGGGCGGTAGTTTCCAGGCGGCGCCTCATACTCATGGGAGTCGGACTATGCAGTCCTCAACGGTGGAAGAATTGTTGGCACGGGTCGATGCCATCCCGGCCGGTCAAGAATCGTTTCAGATTTTGGTGCCCAGCCAATTGACCTTGCAAAACGAAGCGGTGCTTTCCGAACTTGCGATGGGTTTCGTGCTCGACCGCATTATCGGCAAGGGCCTTTATCCCCGCGGCTTCGAAGAAGTCGACGGCGGGCGGCTCTATAAGTATTCGGCCGATTTGTGCGCGTAATCTGCGGTTTCCTATCGCTGTTGCTGGCGGCCACGGCATGCGCCGCGCGGGCCATCGCGGCCGAGCCCGCGCGCGTGCGCGTCGTGAAGGCCGAGCCGACCGCCGATTGGAACGCGCGCTTCAACAACACCGAAGGCTGGATAGGCGGCGATGGCGTCTTCTCGGCGCTGCTGGCTCCGCAGCGCGTGTTGTTTCTGTTTGGCGACACGCTGCTAGGCAAAGTCAGCGCGGGCCGCCGCAGGGGCGCGACGATGGTCAACAACACCGTCGGTCTGCTGTCGCTGGCCGACCCGCACGCCCGTTTGCGATTTGTGAGCGGCTCCGCCGGCAAGGACCAACCTGCGGCGGTCTTTGTGCCGGACGAGGGTGGCGGCTGGTTCTGGCCGCAGGCGGCGATCGATGTCAAAGGCCGCCTGTTCGTTTTTTTGGCGCACATCGACAAGACCGGCAAGGACGGGCCCTTCGGTTTCAAGCAAATTGGCCAGTGTCTGGCCGCGGTCGACAACCCGCTCGACGAACCGACCGCCTGGAGAATCAAGCAGCGTTGTTTGCCGTTCGCCGAATTCGAGGAAAAGCGCGAGCGCTTGTGGGGCGCGGCGCTGTTGGCCGAGGGCGACGACGTGTACATCTACGGAATAGACGACCGCCGCAAGCAGCTTGGAAGCAAGGAGCTGATCGTCGCCCGTGCGCCCCGCGACAAGCTTGCCGACTTCGATGCCTGGCGGTTCCAACACGATTGGCAGTGGGTCGCCACGCCGACGGGCGAAGGAGGGGCCGATGGCTTCGCGAACGAGTTCTCGGTCAGCCGCTTGCCTGAGGGCCAAGGCTATCTTGTGGTTTACACCGACAGCGGGTTGAGCGATCGAATTCTCGGTCGCGTGTCGGCGTCGCCGGCGGGCCCGTGGTCGGAGCCGGTCGTGCTTTATACTTGCCCGGAGATGGCCGGCGACAAAGGCGTGTTCTGCTATGCCGCCAAGGCCCATCCGTGGGCGGTGCGAGGCAATGAGTTGCTCATCAGCTACTGCGTCAATGCCTGGGATTTCGGCCGGCTGTTTGACGACAACGAGGTCTATCGGCCCCGCTTCGTGCGTGTCACGCTGGGCAACTAGGCCGCACCCGCTGACAACGGCTGTCAACGGGTGCTTGCAAGTGGAGCGGAAGGGAGTCGAACCCTCGACCTTCGCATTGCGAACGCGACCGCCCACCGACGCAACTGGTAATCCGCAAGGACTTATGGCGACGCCTTCGCCCGCTTGCACCGCTGCTTGCACCAGAAAGCCGGAAATCGCTCACGAAACAACCGGCGAAGGCGACGTCGACCAGGCCACAAACGACGCCGAGCCGACGCCCGGCGAAGGGGCTGATACGCTGGCCATGCTCGCCGCCGCGCTGGTCAATCTCTCGGCTGCCGATCGTGCCAAGCTGGCCGCCATGCTCTTGCAAGGCAACGATTCAAAGGCGGACGCATCGACCGGCAAGACCTCGACCGGCAAGCGCGGCACCAGGAACAAGAAAGGGTAGGGGCGACGAATGGCAGAGAATGGCGGAGTGGGACCGGGGGGCGATGACGCTCTGGCGCTCGCTCTGGCGACGGGGGCGACGATCAACGAAGCCGCCGAGCGGGCCGGCTGTTCGCCGCGAACCGTGAGCCGCCGGCTGGCCGATCGTGAGTTTGCCCGCCAAGTCTCGACCGTGCGGGGGCAATTGTTCGCCGTGGCCGTGGGCCGGCTTTGCAATAATGCGGCACTGGCCGCCGACAAGCTGGTATCGCTACTCGACAGCGAACAAGACCACGTGGCCTACGCCGCCGCCAAGTCGATCCTGGAACTTGGAACCAAACTCAGGGAAGCGGGCGAAATGGAACAGCGAATTGCCGCACTTGAAGAAACGTCAGCAGGAAACAGAAGCCATGTCTAACAAGACTCGACTGCGAAAGCTTGAAATCAGCGCCGCGGAACAACGTCAACAGGTTTTTCTGAACCTCGACGAACTGCCGGTCAAGATAGTTTTGCGCGTGTGCTACTTGGCCAAGACGCGACAGGCCGGAACAACCGACGGCGATGCCGCTCGGATGAGTGTCGAGAAACGCCTGCGGTTTCAACGCGGACTCGAACGGGCATTTGAACGATGGAACGAAATCAGACGTGAGGGCCGCTTGCAGGCCGCATTCGATGGCTTGGAACGCAAGGGAGTGTGGCGTGACGAATGGGACAATTTACTGCCGGCGGGCGACACCGGGGACGAACCAACGTCGCGGTAAGGCTGGAACGCGACATAGCCTGCTCCGGTTATGGTTTGCGTGCCTCCATCTTGCGCTTCTCCCTTTCCACATGTCGTTGTGCCATCGCGATGGTTGCGCTCACAAGCTCAAAGCCTGCGAGCCCCTCTTCGGCCCACACCTTACCGCTATCATCCAAAAGGAACACGGTATCGTGCAAAAGCCCAGCGAATCTCGCATTTACCCCCCGATACTTCAATCGGATGCCGGTTCGCGTTGTTTTTCCGCCGATGTCTGCACTTATGACCTTGCCCCAGGTGACAATTTGGTAATTAGGATCCTCAAGATTGTCGGTAAGCCACGCTTGCACGTCAGCCTTTTGCTCGTCGGTTGGCGTGGTGAGTGTAACCTGAATCTCGCCAGGCTTCGGCTTCTTGTTTGACTTGTTCGGGGGCTGCGCGTTCTTGTTCGACGTTTTCGTAGGCGGGGTTTGTGGTTGTGTCGGCGGTTGTGTCGGCGGTTGTGTCAGCGGCGGTTGTGTCGGCGGCGGTTGCGTTACCGGAGGTTGTGTCGGCGGTGGTTGCGTTGCCGGTGGTTGCGTTGCCGGTGGTTGCGTTAGCGGATTTTGAACCGGTGATGCCGCAACATCCGCATGACGGCGCCCATGCAAATGGGAAGCAACGAGCAGTACGGCGAGCACGAGCGCCACGGCCGTTGAGATCGTAGCTACGACGACAGCGGCATTGCCCTTTTGTGGTGCTGGCTGCAGAGAGGCTCCTGCCGCGATCCTAGCACCGGGTGCGACGGCAGCAGGTTTAGCTGTCTGAATCGCCCCGTCCTTCGTTGCGGTGATTGTGACTTTGGCACCACAAGTCGGGCACTTCACGCGACGGCCAGCGTTCTCTGCCGACGCCTGAGCCTTTGCCCCGCACGCTTGGCACGCGAACCTAATCAATGTATCGCGCATGGCTAAATCTACCTTTTGTTGCTACCAGCCCTTTTGCCGGAAGAACAGCACCAGCATGGCGAAGAAATACAGGAACGTGACCACCTCCATCGCGTTTACCCTGCCGCCTGGCCACTCTGGGCCATGCGTTCCGTGACCTCCGATTGCGATACGCCCCACGTGACCGACAAGTAGCCGCAACCCCAGGCGATGAACCAAAGCGCCGGCAACCACAACGTCAGGCGGGCCATCGGCCCCATGCGTTTCTTGGGTGAGCGCGGTGGCGGAATAGCCGCCTGTGCTTTCGGATTGCTCGCCTGCGCTGCCTTCATCGGCGTGCCGCAACCGGGGCACGCTGGGGCAAGGTCGCTTATCTGTCGATTGCAGTCTGGGCATTGAACGAGCGCCATCACCTACCTCCCTCATGCGCAGAGGGAACGATGCTCATTAGGGTAGTGCCGCGACGTGCGGGACGCAAGCAGCCGTTAGCGGATTCGCGCCGCCGGCTTCGCGCGGTAGACTCTCGGCATTGTCGGGTGGCGGACGGTTGCGCAACCACCGCCTTAACGGCCCCCGCGGCGAGCGGCGCCCACCTACCCGCCGACGCCGCGGCGGGCTGACCGAGGCCGAACACGATCGTAGGTGTTTCTGATGGCGAACGACGAAGTAGCCAGTGATAGGCGCGTCTCGACGCTGTTGCATGGCGTGCGCGAAGTGCGGCTGGCCGTATGGGAAGAAATGGATGCAGCCGAAATGATGGCGCGAAATGCCGGCGACCGGCCAGACTTACTGCGGCGACTGGTGGAGGCCATCGAGCGCGCCCGTGCTGGCCGATCCGCGATCGAAGCGTTCCTGCGGAGCGGAGCATCGCTGCCACACGGCGCGCCGCAGAGCTGGGACGAAAAGCGATGGCTAAACCACGTCAAAACGCTGGCCAAGAAAGCCTGCAACGTGCAACTGATTGCTGCGGCTGCGGGTCAAGAGGGATGGGGCGCAAAGTTGCAC is a genomic window of Pirellulales bacterium containing:
- a CDS encoding SPFH domain-containing protein, with amino-acid sequence MIGGRELDSFLTAKDGVAKELEELLRPRATTLGFELIAVGIRDVILPGEMKTLLNRVTEAKKAAEANLIVRREETAAMRSQANTAKLLEDNPTLMRLRELEILEKVAASSKLNVVLGEKGLAERVVNLL
- a CDS encoding DUF4185 domain-containing protein; the encoded protein is MRVICGFLSLLLAATACAARAIAAEPARVRVVKAEPTADWNARFNNTEGWIGGDGVFSALLAPQRVLFLFGDTLLGKVSAGRRRGATMVNNTVGLLSLADPHARLRFVSGSAGKDQPAAVFVPDEGGGWFWPQAAIDVKGRLFVFLAHIDKTGKDGPFGFKQIGQCLAAVDNPLDEPTAWRIKQRCLPFAEFEEKRERLWGAALLAEGDDVYIYGIDDRRKQLGSKELIVARAPRDKLADFDAWRFQHDWQWVATPTGEGGADGFANEFSVSRLPEGQGYLVVYTDSGLSDRILGRVSASPAGPWSEPVVLYTCPEMAGDKGVFCYAAKAHPWAVRGNELLISYCVNAWDFGRLFDDNEVYRPRFVRVTLGN